A genomic window from Microbaculum marinisediminis includes:
- a CDS encoding extensin family protein produces the protein MQRMTAVFLVFSLVFLFGCADRSLYSWRDQAWRKDAEAICLAKGGYEPSAFVQRLNRINDKGACGVWYPLKVSAGLSGYVGFSTSATLNCPVTSALDGWLYHVVEPAAARTYGAYVREIQVLSSYSCRTRNSKAYGKASEHSFGNAIDISAFKLSDGRTVTVEHGWSGSPQDRVFLREVHSGACKTFTTVIGPNGDRQHRDHFHLDLARHNADNSYRYCK, from the coding sequence CGCTCTATTCGTGGCGCGACCAGGCCTGGCGCAAGGACGCCGAGGCGATCTGCCTGGCCAAGGGCGGCTACGAGCCGAGCGCCTTCGTCCAGCGCCTGAACCGGATCAACGACAAGGGCGCCTGCGGCGTCTGGTATCCGCTGAAGGTCTCGGCGGGACTGTCGGGCTATGTCGGCTTCTCGACCAGCGCGACGCTCAACTGCCCGGTTACGTCCGCCCTCGACGGCTGGCTCTATCACGTGGTGGAGCCGGCGGCGGCGCGCACCTACGGCGCCTATGTCCGCGAAATTCAGGTGCTCTCGTCCTATTCCTGCCGCACGCGCAACAGTAAGGCCTACGGCAAGGCGTCCGAGCATTCCTTCGGCAACGCCATCGACATCTCCGCCTTCAAGCTTTCCGACGGGCGCACCGTCACCGTCGAGCACGGCTGGAGCGGCAGCCCGCAGGATCGCGTCTTCCTGCGCGAAGTCCATTCCGGCGCCTGCAAGACGTTCACCACCGTGATCGGCCCGAACGGTGACCGGCAGCACCGCGATCACTTCCATCTCGACCTGGCCCGGCACAACGCCGACAACAGCTATCGCTACTGCAAGTAG